Below is a genomic region from Armatimonadota bacterium.
ATCGCCCGCTCCTTTGCCCGCATCTTCTTCCGCAACGCCATCAACCTGGGGCTGCCCATCCTGGTGGCCCCCGACGCCGTCGAGGCCATCCGGGACGGGGACGAGGTGGAGGTGGACCTGGCCCGCGGGACGATCCGGGTGGGCGAGCGGACCTTCCAGGCGCAGCCCTTCCCCGAGGCGCTGCAGGCGATCATCCGCGACGGCGGGCTCATCCCGCACCTGCAGCGGCGCCTGGGGCTGGACGCGATCGCGACGCCGGACCGAGACTAGGCCGGTCTGGCCGCCACGCCGGCCCGCGGGGAGTCCCCCACACCGGCCCGCGGGGAACCCCCCCAACCCCGGCCCCCGGGCGTCCTGCGCCGCCCTGCTACACTGTTGCGGGCCATGGGCACCCGCGTCCACCTCGCCGTGAACGGCGCCCTCCTGCGGGAGGGGCTGGCCGCCCTCCTGCGCGACCTCGGGTGCGAGCCGGTCGGGGACCCGGAGGCCGCCGACGTCGTCCTGACCGCGGTCGGGGTCCCCGGGGAGGAGGGACTCGACTACCTGCGGGAGGCCGACCACCCGCGCGTCCTGGCGGTCGGCGGCGGAGTGCAGGTGCTGCTCGCCGCCCTGCAGCTGGGCGCGCGGGGGTGCCTGCCGCTCAGCGCCCAGCCCCAGGAGATGGCCCAGGCGGTAGCGGCCGTGACCCGGGGGGAGGCCTACATCCATCCCTCCCTGGCCGAGGCGGTCCTGGCCAACTACCGGCAGCGCGTGGACGGGCGGGAAGCGCCCGCCGTGCTGACGCCGCGGGAGCGCGAGGTGCTGGTGCTGCTGGCGGAGGGGTACACCAACCGGGCCATCGCCGAGCGACTCCACCTGAGCGTGCGCACGGTGGAGAGCCACCGCGCCAGCATCATGGCCAAGCTGGACGCCGACAGCCTGGCCGACCTGATCTTCGCCGCCATCCGCATGGGNNNNNNNNNNNNNNNNNNNNNNNNNNNNNNNNNNNNNNNNNNNNNNNNNNNNNNNNNNNNNNNNNNNNNNNNNNNNNNNNNNNNNNNNNNNNNNNNNNNNCCTGAGCGTGCGCACGGTGGAGAGCCACCGCGCCAGCATCATGGCCAAGCTGGACGCCGACAGCCTGGCCGACCTGATCTTCGCCGCCATCCGCATGGGCCTGATCACGCCCTGAGGTTCCTCCGTAGAACTACGGACGCTCCCCCTCGGGTCTCCGCCCGATGAAAATCGGCGCCGGTCCCGATGCGGCGCGACGATGCGGCCCCCTACCGTACCCCTGGACCCGCAGGGTTCGCACGGCGCTGGCCCACCCGACCTGCGTGCACCCGGCGGGCAGGAGGGACGGAGATGCTGGAGAGCCGGGAGCACCGCCGCGTCCTGCAGCGCCACCGCCGCACCACCGGCGCGCACCTGGAGGCGCACCGGGAGGCGCTGGCGGAGGTCCGGCGCGCCCTGCGCCACTCCCGCACCGTGCGGGCGCCGCGCGGTCACCGCGAGGCCCTGGAGGAGGCGCGCGAGCGCATGGCCCGGGCACGCAGCGAGCACAAGGCCGCCCTGGAGCAGAACCGCTGGCTGCTGGCGCTGCTCGAGCGGCTGGCCCCCGAGCCGGGCGACCGCTCCTGAGGGCTCTCCCCCCGACGGCCCCGCGGGTGGTGCGGTCGCGCCGGCCGCCCGCGGGCGCCGCGGTATCATGAAGGTGTGCAGGCCATCGAGGCGCTGCGCGCCTTCTTCGCTCAGGAGCCCGACGTCGCCGCCGTCTACCTGTACGGGAGCTACGCGGGCGACCGCTCCTACCCCGACACCGACATCGAGATCGCGCTGCTCTTCCCCGAGGAGACGGACGAGGAGGCCATCCGCGACTACATGGACCGGCTGGCCGGCGCCGCCCCGCTCGGTGGGGAGCCCGGGATCCTGCTCCCCTTTGCCCTCAACACCCACATCCCGCCGGTGATCTACGAGATCCTGCACGGCGGCACGCTCCTGGTGGAGAACCAGCCGGAAGCCCGGGCCGCGGCCGTGCGCGCGCTGGAGGCCCGGGTCGAAGGGGAGCGGGCCAGCCTGCTGGAGGACGCCAAGGAAGCGATCCTGCAGGCCCGCTCGCTCGGGCTGGCCGTGGCGGCGCTGGACGGGTTCGTCCTGCCCCAGCCGCCGCGCTACCTCGACCCGATCCGCGTGGGATGGCGCCTGGCCCGCGTGCTCGGCTCGGCGGCCGTGCTCGACCAGGCCCTGCGCGACGTCGACCGCCTCCTGCGGGAGCAGGAGCGGCTGGCCCAGGCCGCGGGCTGGTACAGCAACGCGGTGGGCGCGGCGACCGGCATCGCCAAGGCCATGCTCAACATGTTCGCCATGCCGCGACCGCCCCGGCGGTGGCAGGTCTTCCTGCCGCTGGCCGACGGCGGTCTCATCTCCACCGAGCTCGCCCTGCAGCTGGGGGCCGCCGTGGAGCTGCGCTGGTCCCTGATGACCGGCGGGGCCGTGGCCGCCGAGCGCGTCGTGGGGGGGATCCGCAGCGCGCTGCCGCCCGTCGTCGCCTTCGCCCGGCTGGCCGCCTGGTACGCCGAGGTGCCCGGCGGGCGGGCGCAACCCGTCCATTGAGCTGCGGGCGCCACAGCCCGCGCACTGACCTGCATGGTGCCGCAGGAGCCGTGACCGGAGGGACGCCATGGACCCGGTGACCGTGGACGTGCAGCCGACGCCCAACGTGAACGCGCTGAAGTTCGTGGTGAACCGCCGCCTCACCGAGGGGCGCAGCCGTACCTTCCGCGCGGCCGCGGAGGCGGCGGACGTGCCGGTGGCCCAGCGCCTCCTCGCCATCCCCGGCGTGGTGCAGGTCTTCCTGCTGAACGACTTCATCACGGTGACGCGGGACCCGTCCGCCGACTGGAACGCCATCATCCCGCAGGTGGAGGCGGTGCTGCGCGAGATGCTGTAGGTGCCGCGCGCTCAGCGCACCGCACAGGGAGGCCGCCCCCACGATCACCTGAGCACCGGATGACCGACACCGGGCGGAGGGTGGCCGGTCGTCGCCACGGCGTCGGCTGCCGGGTGCCTCCGGTGGAGCGACCAGCTCGGTCCGGGCCGAGTTCCGTTCGGCTCCTCCGCGCTGCCCTCCGTGCCATCCCGGCGCACGGTCGACCACCTCTGCGCCAGGCCCGCCACTTGGGCCTCGTACCCGTTGTGCGCCCGGCAGCGCAGCTCGAGGTTCGCGACGGTCGACCGCCCCCCTCGAGCCACGGGCTGGAGGTGGTGGAACTCCAGGAAGGCGGTCTCGCTGCACCGACGCCCATCCGGCGCGACGAAGGCGCACCGCCCGCCGTCCCGCACCCAGACCGTTCGCCTCACCGACGCCGGGATGGACCGGACCGGTGCGGCCGGCCGCTTGGCCGGTGCGGTCGGTCGCTTGGCCGGTGCGGTCGGTCGCTTGGCCGGTGCGGTCGGCCGCGCGCCCACAGACCGCGCTCCCGCCTCGCGCGCCGGGCCCGGCTCTCGTGGCCGGGCGGCGGCCCCGGTCCGGCGGCGGGCGACCTGCTGGAGGAGGGCGGTGAGGGCCCGGTCGATGACCTGCGCGAGGTCGCCGTCGGGGATCTGGTGGCGCAGCAGGTCCTGGGCCTGCCGCAGCTTGGCCACCGTGGCGGCGCTGGCGGTGAACTGGACTTTGTAGCGCCCGGGGGCGAGCGGCTGGACGAGCGGCCGGTGGGACGGACGGGGGGAGGTGGTGGATTGCGGGTGCTCACGCTGCGGCTTGAGGATGCCAGTCGTGGCTGCGCCGGAGGCATCCGCGCTGTCAGCGCCGGAGGGTTGGCCCCTCTGTGTGGTCGCCTCGGCGGGCCCCGGCGTCTGAAGGGGCGGCGCCGCTCCCAGGGACGTCCCCGAGGCTATTGACCGTGGCGCCGGCAGTCGCCGCAGGACCGTGGGCACCGGTGGCTGGGGGTGGAGTGTCGCCACCAGCGCTTCCACCTCCCGCTTCGACCGGCCGGCGGCCGCGCGTAGGACCGCCTGGTGGTTGGCCGGGGTGAGGTGAGGAGCGAGGAGGGTGACCGTGGTAAGGGTGAGGGCGCCGCTGGCCAGGAGGTCGAGGAGGAGGGGGAAGCGGTGGGCGGCGCGGGCGGCCTGGATGCGGTGGTAGGCGGCGTGCTCGGAGAGGCGGAGGACCTCGGTGCAGTAGGTGAAGAGGGAGGCGCACCCGCGGGCCAGGTAGAGGCGGCGGGCGTCGAGCTCGGCGAGGTGGGCAACGAGGGCGGTGGTGGCCTCGCGCTCGCGGGCCGCGAGGGCCGAGACCTGCTCCAGCAGATCCGTGTCGGAGAGCCGCGCCACCGCGTCGAGCATGGCCGCAGCAGAGAACCGTACGCCCGTGGAGCGCTGCCCGGCGGCATCGAGCGGCGCGGCGTGTCTGGCGTGTGTGGCGTGCGTGGAAGCGTTCAGGCTCGTGCTCATGGCTCAGAGATAACACGGGTGTGGGGAGCCCTCCGGAAGGCCGCGAGGAGGGCGCAACTCGGTCGGCCCGCTGCCGAAGGCCCGCCGCGTCGCGCAGCCGCCCCTGCGCCGAATGGACGCGCTCCAGGGGCATCCTGGCGGTGCGCGTCGTGCGTCGCTGGATGTGCACAAATTTCCCTGTCAAGTCGACAAATCGAGCGACAGAAAAGTTTCCCCGGCTGCCGACGAAAATAATTTAGCCCCGGCCGCCGATATCTCGCTGCTAGATCTCACTGGACTCGCCGGGCCATCACGCGCCACACATCCCAGGGCCTGTCGCACGCCACACATCCCGGGGCCCGTCGCACGTCACACATCCCAAGGACCATCGCGCGCTGCACGTCCCAAGGCCGTTGCGCGCCGCGCAGGTGACTCGACGCGCACCAGGAGCAACTCGGCCCGGGCCGAGCTCAACCTGAGCGCGAGGAGGCACAACTCGACCCGACCCGAGTTCATCCCGATCCCTCGCCGACGAGATTCGCCGTCTGATGGCGCGGCGGGCTCATGGCACCGGACCGCCTCGCGGCAGATCAGGGCACCCGGCACCCAGAGCCGTCCTGCATTCCGGTAAAAGACCACGAGGACCACGGGGAAGAGCCCGATCGTCTGCGGGTTTGGCTGCCGTCCGGGCTACACCGCGATCCCCATGGCGCGCAGCATGGCCCGGTCGGGCGGCACCGGGCCGCCCACGCTCCGCAGCCCCTGCGCGCCGGCTTCGACGATGTGCCGCACCCCCGGCGGCACCACCAGGGCACAGCCGGGGGCGAGCGGCAGCCGGGTGCCGTCGTCGAGGTCGTACGCCCACCCGGTGCCCTCCAGGACGAAGAGGCTGTCCTCGGAGGCGTCGTGGACGTGCGGGACGTTGCGCTCGCCCGCCGCCAGCTCCACCAGGTTCATCACCGCGCGCTCGGCCCCCATGTGAGGGCTGACGACGAGCCAGGAGCGGCGGGCGATCATTGGCATCGGCACGCCGTCATGCTGCGGGTCCAGCACGCGGACGCCGGGGGCCGCCGGGGAGCGGGCGGGCCGTGCGCCGGTCGGGGAGGCCGCAGCCTCGCCGCGGGACGGGGAGGCCGCAGCCCCGCCGCGGGTGGTGGGGTGGGTGGGGCGCCCCCGCAGGGGCGCATGCTCCCCGGCCGGCAGAGGCAAGTCGCCGAGCAGCGCGGGGTCGGGCGGGCAGGGCCCGCCGACGAAGACGGCCGGGCCCCACAGCCGGTAGCCCTGGCCCGCGGCCAGGTAGATCATGCGGCCGCCACCGAGCGGCGTGCGCACGCCGTGGTCCAGGTCCTCGACCGCACCCTGGCCCGAGGCGACGTAGTAGACCGCCTCCATCGGGTGGCGCAGCGGGGCGGCGGCCGTCCCGGGGGGCAGCTCCAGGTAGATGAGCCCGCGCTCCCGCGCCCCCATGGCGGGGTGGAGGACGGCGCGGGCCCGCCCGCCGTCCGGGGTGATGGGCAGGTCGATGGCGTCCGTCTCCAGGCGGCTGACCCGCACGCCAGCCATCAGCCGGCCTCCCCGCCTCGCCGGGCCGGTGCCGGCTCCCCCGCCTCCTCGTCCAGGAAGGCCACGATGCGGCACACCGAGGCTTCCCCGCCCACGAACTTCCAGGGGAAGGCGCCGACGGTGCAGCGCCGGTTGAGCAGCGTGGCCAGCTCCCCGCCCAGGTTCTCGGCGTGGATGACGCCGTGCCGGAAGGGCTCGTGGTGCATGCAGAAGAGGTCCGCCTCGGGGAAGCGCTCCTCCACCGACACCCCGAAGCGCCGCTCGTACTCCCGCACGAGGGCGGGGAAGCGGTAGCGGATGGAGGTGTTCATCGGGTGGTCGGCCGAGCCGCAGTCCACGCCGATCCACCGGAAGCGCATCTGGACCGCCCACGCTGCGAAGGCCCGGTCGGGACCGGGGTGGCGCGTGAAGTAGCGGGGGAGGTCTTCTTCCGGCATCCCGGCGTAGTAGCGGTGCCACCCGGTGTGCAGGATGAGGATGTCGCCCGGGCGGACCTCCACCTGGCGCATCACCAGCTCGGGCGTGTAGACGCCCCACTCCCCCACCTCGGAGACATCGGCGATGGCCGCCGGCCCGACGAGTTGCTCCAGCGGGATGGAGGCCATGTCGCCGCCGCCGGAGATCCCGTGCATCGGCGCGTCCATGTGCGTGCTGAGGTGGAGGGGCATCTCCACCATCTGGCTGACGATGCCGTGGGTGTGGTGGGTCTGGAGGTACCACAGGCGCAGCCCCGGGTACCCCACCCACCCCGGAGAGTGGATGGAGACGGGATGGCTCAGGTCCACCACGCGCACGAGCTCTCACCTCCCGGGGGCGTCCGGCCTGGGCAGGAGTGTCGCCGCCGGCGCGGAACCTGCCAGGGACGCCGACCGACCGGAGGAAGCGCGATGGCCGTCCTGCGCTGGAGCGACCTGCCCCTGGAGGAGCCCTACCCGGGGATCCGCCGGCGCCGGTTCGACGGCCACGGCTTCTCGGCCGTGCTCTACCACTTCGCGCCCGGCGCGGCGTTCCCGCTCCACAGCCATCCGGAGGAGCAGCTGGTCGTCCTGCTGGAGGGCCGGGTGCGCCTGCACCAGGGCGACGACCGCCTGCTGCTCGCCCCCGGGGACGCGGCCTGGACGCCCCCCGGCGTCCCCCACGCCATCGAGGCGCTGGAGGGCCCCGCCACCCTCCTCAACCTGGTCGTCCCACGGCGCACCCGGCCGATCACCCTGCACGGCGAGGCACCGTCGACGACCCCGGGTGCCTGAAGGCGTCCGGCCCCTCCGGGCGCCCCGCGGCGAGCGGAGGGTCCGTGCCCCTGCCCTTCCATGGGGAAAGAGGATTTCCCTTCATCCTGGTTTAAGTTGAATTCAATGACTCTGAAGAGGCAGCCGCGCCCCCCCGCCGGGGCGGGCGTCCGGCGCCGGGTGCCGGCGCGCCCGGCCCGCCCGCGCGCGCCCGCCCGGGCCGTGCGCGCCCTGGGCGTGGCCCGGACCCTGCGGGACGTCGGGCAGCGTATCCGGGCGGTGCGCCTGGCGCGGCGGATCACCCTGGCGCACGTGGCGCGGGAGACGGGGCTGAGCGCCGGGATGCTGAGCATGGTGGAGCGCGGAGTGGTCAACCCGTCCATCGGCACGCTGGTGGCCATCGCCGACGCGCTGCAGATCCCCATGGCCGCGCTCTTCGACGCCCTGGGCGAGCCCTCGTCGAGCCCGGTGGTGCGCCGCGAGGAGCAGCCGCTCGTGCGCACCCGCCCCGGGGTGGAGCGCCGGGTGCTGGCGCGCGACGACCCCTGGGACGTGGAGCTGGCGGAGAACTGCTACGAGCCCGGCACGGCCAGCGCCGACCACCCCATCAAGCACCGGGGCCGGGAGCTGGGGGTGGTCCTGGAGGGACGCCTCCGGGTCGAGGTGGCTGGCCGCACCTACGAGCTGCGCCCCATGGACGCCATCGCCTTCGACTCCTCGCTGCCGCACCGCTTCGTCAACCCGGGGCCGCGGCGCGCCCGCACCATCTGGGTGAACGTCCATGGCACGCGCACTCGCTAACGCCGAGCGGACCGTGGTCGTCGGGGCCTCGGTGCGCCGGCGGGAGGACCCGCGCCTCCTCACCGGCGCGGGCCGCTACGTGGCCGACCTGACGCTGCCCGGCTGCCTCCACGCCGTGGTCGTGCGCAGCCCCCACGCCCACGCCCGCCTCCGCGCCATCGACACCGCGGCGGCGCGCCGCCACCCCGGCGTCCACCTGGTAGCCACCGCCGCCGACCTGGGCCCGGTCCCGCGCATCCCCATCCGCCTGGGCGACCGCCCGGAGCTGCGCCGCTTCCTCCAGCCGCCGCTGGCGCAGGACCGCGTGCGCTACGTCGGCGAGCCGGTGGCCCTCGTGGTGGCCGACGACCGCTACGCGGCGGAGGACGCCGCGGAACTGGTCGCGGTGGACTACGAGCCCCTGCCGCCCGTCCCCGACGTCGAGGCGGCCCTGCGGCCTGAGGCCCCTCTCCTCCACCCCGAGGCCGGCACGAACCTGGCGGAGCGGCTCCTCTTTCGCCGCGGCGACCCCGAGGGCGTGGCGGCGACGGCCCCGGTGCGGCTGCGCCGCCGCCTGAGCGTGCAGCGCCACACCGGGGTGCCGCTGGAGACGCGGGGCCTGCTCGCCGCCCCCGACCCCGCCGGCCGCCTCACCGTCTGGGGCCCGACCAAGGTGCCGCACTTCAACCGATCCGTGCTGGCCACGCTGCTGGGGGTGCCGGAGTCGCGCATCCACTTCGTGGAGCCCGACGTGGGCGGCGGCTTCGGGGTGCGCGGCGAGTTCTACCCGGAGGACCTGCTCGTCCCCTGGGCGGCGCTGCGCCTGCGCCGGCCGGTGAAGTGGGTGGAGGACCGCCGCGAGCACCTGGTGGCCACGAACCACTCCCGCCAGCAGGTGCACGAGATCGAGCTGGCCAGCGACCGGGAGGGGCGCATCCTGGCCCTGCTCGACCGCGCCGTGGTGGACATGGGCGCCTACCTGCGCACCCACGGCGTCACCGTCCCGGAGCTGACGCAGGCGCTGCTGCCGGGTCCCTACGCCCTCCCCCACTACCGCTCCGAGGTCCTGTGCGTCCTCACCACCAAAACGCCCACCGGCACCTACCGGGCCCCCGGCCGGTTCGAGGCCAACGTCGTGCGCGAGCGCCTGGTCGACCTGCTGGCCGAGGCGGTGGGGCTCGACCCCGCCGAGGTGCGCCGCCGCAACTTCGTCCCCCCCACCGCGATGCCCTACGACCTGGGGACGCGCACGCTGGGCACGCCCACGATCTACGACACGGGGGACTACGCCTCCGCGCTCGACCAGGCGCTGGAGGCGGGGGCGTACGCGGCGTGGCGGCGCCGCCAGGCGGAGGCCCGGCGGGAGGGGCGCGCCGTGGGCATCGGGCTGGCCTCCATCGTGGAGAAGACCGGGCTGGGCCCGTGGGAGATGGCCCGTGTGGAGGTGGACGTCTCGGGCCAGGTGGTCGTCTACACCGGCATCACCGCGCTCGGCCAGGGGATCGAGACCGCCTACGCGCAGATCGCCGCGGAGGCGCTGGGCTGCCCCCCGGAGGCCGTCACCGTGGTGCACGGCGACACGGACCGCGTCCCCTACGGGCGCGGCGCCTTCGCCAGCCGCGGCACGGCGGTGGGCGGGGTGGCGGTGCACCTGGCCGCGCGGCGCGTGCGTGACCGCCTGGTGGCGCTGGCGGCCGACCGCCTGGAGGCCGCTCCGGCGGACCTGGTGGTGGCGGACGGCGCGGTCTGGGTGCGCGGGGTGCCGGGGCGGCGGGTCACCTTCGGCGAGCTGGTGGCGGCGGCCCACCCCGAGGCGACGGTGCCGCGCGGCGAGGCCCCGGGGGTGGAGGCCACCGCCTTCTTCCAGGCGCCGATGATGACCTATCCCTACGGCACGCACCTGGCGGTCGTAGAGGTGGACCGCGAAACCGGCGTGGTCCGCCTGCTCGACTACGCGCTCACCTATGACGTGGGCCGGGCGGTGAACCCGCGCCTGGTCGAAGGGCAGCTGGTCGGGGGGCTGGCGCAGGGCATCGGCGGGGCGCTGCTGGAGGAGCTCGCCTACGACACCCAGGCCCAGCCCCTCGCCGTCACCTTCATGGACTACCTCCTGCCGGCGGCCACGGAGATGCCGGCCCGCCTGAGCGTGCGCATCCTCGAGGAGACGCCCACGCCGCTCAACCCGCTCGGGGTGAAGGGGGCGGGGGAGGGCGGGACGGCCGGAGCCGGGGCGGCCATCGCCAACGCCGTGGCCGACGCCCTGCGCCCCTTCGGGGCCGAGGTCTGCGACCTGCCGCTCACCCCCGCCCGCATCCTGGCCGCGCTGCGGGCCGCCGGGGATGCGGCCGCCGGGGATGCGGCCACCCGGGATGCGGCCGCCGGGGATGCGGCCACCCGGGATGCGGCCGCCGGGGATGCGGCCGTCGGGGATGCGGCGGCCGTGGGGCACGGGGAGGGGAGGCCGCGGTGATGCCGACGCGTCCGGACCCCGAGGAGGTCCTGCGCCGCATCGACCGCGAGGAGCTCGTCGCCCTGGCCCTCGACCTGGCCAACATCGACAGTCCCACCGGCCAGGAAGGGCCGGTGGGCGAGTACCTCGTGGAGACGCTGAGCCGCTGGGGCTTCGCGCCGCGGCGCCTGGGGCTGCTGCCCGACCGCTTCAACGTCGTGGCCCGCCTCCCCGGGACCGGCGGCGGCCGCAGCCTGATCCTGAACAGCCACATGGACACGACCATCGCCCGCGAGGAAGTCTGGACGACGCCCCGCGCCGCCGATCCGATCTTCCACACCGGCCGGCGCGAGGGGGAGTACCTGGTGGGCAACGGCATCGTGAACAACAAGGGGCCGATGGCCTGCTGGCTCATCGCCGCCAAGGCGTTGCTGCACAGCGGGGTGCGCCTGCCCGGCGACCTGGTCTTGACGATGGTGGCGGGGGAGATCGGCCAGGAGCCGGTGGACGAGTTCGAGGCGCCGCGCTACCTGGCCAAGGAGACCGGCGCCCGCTTCGTCGTCGAGCACGGCACGGTGGCCGACTACGCGCTGGTGGCCGAGGGGACCGACTTCGCCCTGGGGTGGGTGGAGGCGGGCAAGGCCTTCTTCAAGGTGACGGTCCTGGGCGGGGACTTCCCCCTCTACACGCCCTACATCCCGCGCCCCACCCCGCTGGAGGAGAGCCCCAGCGCCATCGTCCGCGCCGCCCGGGTGATCGAGGCCCTGGAGGCGTGGGCGGAGCGGTACGAGCAGGTGCACCGCTACGAGTGCCCGGGCGGCACCGTCATCCCCAAGGTGAACATCGGGGCGATCCGCGGCGGGGTTCCCTGGAAGATCACCAAGACGGTGGGGGTGTGCGCCCTGTACGTCGACGTGCGCATCACCCCGGTGCAGCACCCCCTGGACGTCCAGGCGGAATTGCAGGCCGTGCTGGCGGCCACGGGGATCCCCGCCACAGTGGAGCTGTATGTCTACCGCCCGGGGTACGAGGGGCGGGGGGTGGAGCCGCTGGTCGAGGCTATCAGCCGGGCGCACGCGCGCGTGCGCGGCGGGTCCCCCAGCCGGGCGGCCGCGCCCTACACGAGCATGTGGCGCGACATCAACGTCTTCAACGCGCTGGGCATCCCGGCGGTGATCTACGGGCCGGGCCCCAGCGTGGGCGGCGGCCAGC
It encodes:
- a CDS encoding xanthine dehydrogenase family protein molybdopterin-binding subunit is translated as MARALANAERTVVVGASVRRREDPRLLTGAGRYVADLTLPGCLHAVVVRSPHAHARLRAIDTAAARRHPGVHLVATAADLGPVPRIPIRLGDRPELRRFLQPPLAQDRVRYVGEPVALVVADDRYAAEDAAELVAVDYEPLPPVPDVEAALRPEAPLLHPEAGTNLAERLLFRRGDPEGVAATAPVRLRRRLSVQRHTGVPLETRGLLAAPDPAGRLTVWGPTKVPHFNRSVLATLLGVPESRIHFVEPDVGGGFGVRGEFYPEDLLVPWAALRLRRPVKWVEDRREHLVATNHSRQQVHEIELASDREGRILALLDRAVVDMGAYLRTHGVTVPELTQALLPGPYALPHYRSEVLCVLTTKTPTGTYRAPGRFEANVVRERLVDLLAEAVGLDPAEVRRRNFVPPTAMPYDLGTRTLGTPTIYDTGDYASALDQALEAGAYAAWRRRQAEARREGRAVGIGLASIVEKTGLGPWEMARVEVDVSGQVVVYTGITALGQGIETAYAQIAAEALGCPPEAVTVVHGDTDRVPYGRGAFASRGTAVGGVAVHLAARRVRDRLVALAADRLEAAPADLVVADGAVWVRGVPGRRVTFGELVAAAHPEATVPRGEAPGVEATAFFQAPMMTYPYGTHLAVVEVDRETGVVRLLDYALTYDVGRAVNPRLVEGQLVGGLAQGIGGALLEELAYDTQAQPLAVTFMDYLLPAATEMPARLSVRILEETPTPLNPLGVKGAGEGGTAGAGAAIANAVADALRPFGAEVCDLPLTPARILAALRAAGDAAAGDAATRDAAAGDAATRDAAAGDAAVGDAAAVGHGEGRPR
- a CDS encoding response regulator transcription factor; its protein translation is MGTRVHLAVNGALLREGLAALLRDLGCEPVGDPEAADVVLTAVGVPGEEGLDYLREADHPRVLAVGGGVQVLLAALQLGARGCLPLSAQPQEMAQAVAAVTRGEAYIHPSLAEAVLANYRQRVDGREAPAVLTPREREVLVLLAEGYTNRAIAERLHLSVRTVESHRASIMAKLDADSLADLIFAAIRMG
- a CDS encoding M20/M25/M40 family metallo-hydrolase; the protein is MPTRPDPEEVLRRIDREELVALALDLANIDSPTGQEGPVGEYLVETLSRWGFAPRRLGLLPDRFNVVARLPGTGGGRSLILNSHMDTTIAREEVWTTPRAADPIFHTGRREGEYLVGNGIVNNKGPMACWLIAAKALLHSGVRLPGDLVLTMVAGEIGQEPVDEFEAPRYLAKETGARFVVEHGTVADYALVAEGTDFALGWVEAGKAFFKVTVLGGDFPLYTPYIPRPTPLEESPSAIVRAARVIEALEAWAERYEQVHRYECPGGTVIPKVNIGAIRGGVPWKITKTVGVCALYVDVRITPVQHPLDVQAELQAVLAATGIPATVELYVYRPGYEGRGVEPLVEAISRAHARVRGGSPSRAAAPYTSMWRDINVFNALGIPAVIYGPGPSVGGGQLAMAIDDMVDAARAYALVALDICSQVRPPAARSAAGVPAGAPGG
- a CDS encoding NifU N-terminal domain-containing protein — protein: MDPVTVDVQPTPNVNALKFVVNRRLTEGRSRTFRAAAEAADVPVAQRLLAIPGVVQVFLLNDFITVTRDPSADWNAIIPQVEAVLREML
- a CDS encoding cupin domain-containing protein, with amino-acid sequence MPARPARPRAPARAVRALGVARTLRDVGQRIRAVRLARRITLAHVARETGLSAGMLSMVERGVVNPSIGTLVAIADALQIPMAALFDALGEPSSSPVVRREEQPLVRTRPGVERRVLARDDPWDVELAENCYEPGTASADHPIKHRGRELGVVLEGRLRVEVAGRTYELRPMDAIAFDSSLPHRFVNPGPRRARTIWVNVHGTRTR
- a CDS encoding cupin domain-containing protein, whose product is MAVLRWSDLPLEEPYPGIRRRRFDGHGFSAVLYHFAPGAAFPLHSHPEEQLVVLLEGRVRLHQGDDRLLLAPGDAAWTPPGVPHAIEALEGPATLLNLVVPRRTRPITLHGEAPSTTPGA
- a CDS encoding LuxR C-terminal-related transcriptional regulator codes for the protein MRTVESHRASIMAKLDADSLADLIFAAIRMGLITP
- a CDS encoding nucleotidyltransferase domain-containing protein; its protein translation is MQAIEALRAFFAQEPDVAAVYLYGSYAGDRSYPDTDIEIALLFPEETDEEAIRDYMDRLAGAAPLGGEPGILLPFALNTHIPPVIYEILHGGTLLVENQPEARAAAVRALEARVEGERASLLEDAKEAILQARSLGLAVAALDGFVLPQPPRYLDPIRVGWRLARVLGSAAVLDQALRDVDRLLREQERLAQAAGWYSNAVGAATGIAKAMLNMFAMPRPPRRWQVFLPLADGGLISTELALQLGAAVELRWSLMTGGAVAAERVVGGIRSALPPVVAFARLAAWYAEVPGGRAQPVH
- a CDS encoding 3-isopropylmalate dehydratase small subunit is translated as MILRGRAHRYGDHIDTDVIIPARYCHTIDPAVLGRHCLEDLDPAFVHKVRPGDLVVAGENFGCGSSREHAPVALRGAGVAAVIARSFARIFFRNAINLGLPILVAPDAVEAIRDGDEVEVDLARGTIRVGERTFQAQPFPEALQAIIRDGGLIPHLQRRLGLDAIATPDRD
- a CDS encoding cyclase family protein → MRVVDLSHPVSIHSPGWVGYPGLRLWYLQTHHTHGIVSQMVEMPLHLSTHMDAPMHGISGGGDMASIPLEQLVGPAAIADVSEVGEWGVYTPELVMRQVEVRPGDILILHTGWHRYYAGMPEEDLPRYFTRHPGPDRAFAAWAVQMRFRWIGVDCGSADHPMNTSIRYRFPALVREYERRFGVSVEERFPEADLFCMHHEPFRHGVIHAENLGGELATLLNRRCTVGAFPWKFVGGEASVCRIVAFLDEEAGEPAPARRGGEAG
- a CDS encoding cupin domain-containing protein gives rise to the protein MAGVRVSRLETDAIDLPITPDGGRARAVLHPAMGARERGLIYLELPPGTAAAPLRHPMEAVYYVASGQGAVEDLDHGVRTPLGGGRMIYLAAGQGYRLWGPAVFVGGPCPPDPALLGDLPLPAGEHAPLRGRPTHPTTRGGAAASPSRGEAAASPTGARPARSPAAPGVRVLDPQHDGVPMPMIARRSWLVVSPHMGAERAVMNLVELAAGERNVPHVHDASEDSLFVLEGTGWAYDLDDGTRLPLAPGCALVVPPGVRHIVEAGAQGLRSVGGPVPPDRAMLRAMGIAV